Genomic DNA from Streptomyces venezuelae:
GGACGCCGCCTGGGCTCGCCTCGAACCCGCAGACGCGCCGGTAGGCGGCGAGGTGGGCGGGGTCCGGGGTGCGGGTGGTGGTGAGCCGGGTTGTCGGTGCCGGGGTGGACGGGTCGACGGGGTGGGGACGGGGTCGCCTGAGGACGGCTCGGAGGAGGGCCAGGGCGGTCATTGCGTCCTTCCGGTGGTGGCGGAGCATTTGGGCTCCGCCTGCGGGTCGGCGGGGGCGGGGGCGCCTTGGGTTCGTCTGCGGGGCGGGGCCGCGGGGTGTGTACGTACTCGCCATCCCTGCGCCGCGTGGAATGTTCCTTGCCGCCTTCGTGTGCTCGGTGCTCCGTGCGCACATACCCCCACGTCCCCTCGCGCGCGCTTGCGCCCGCGGCCCGGTGGAGGTGGGGGGCGCTCCTGCCCGCGACGGCGTCGCAGGGGCAACGGTTACGCGCCGAGCACGCTTTGGGCGCACACCCGGACCGTCTGTGCGTTGAGGCTTCCCTGGGCCAGCCAGGACGTCGTCTCGGCGACGTCGACGGGAAGGCCCCCTTGCGCGAGGGAGTTCATGCGGCGGCCCGCCTCGCGGATGAGGAGGGGAACCGCCGCCGTCATCCTCGTCTCGATGAACCCCGGCGCCACCGCGTTGACCGTCACCCCGTGCTCCGCGAGCGCACGGGGCCCCAGCGACCGTACGAGTCCGATGACGCCCGCCTTGCTCGCCGCGTAGTTCGTCTGGCCCGCGTTGCCCGCGATGCCGGCGATGGACGCCGTGGCGACGACGCTGCCGCCGCGTCGGATCGTGCCGGTCTTGAGGAGCGTGTCGGTGACGGTGAGGACGGAGGTGAGGTTGACGTCGATGACCGACGTCCAGCGGTCCCGCTCCATGTTGGCCAGTTTGCGGTCCCGCGTGATGCCCGCGTTGTGGACGAGGATGTCGAGGCCGTCGGGCAGTGCCGCGGCGATCCGCTCGCCCGCGTCGGGCGCCGTGATGTCGAGGGGCAGTGCCGTGCCGCCGTCGAGGCGGTCGGCCAGGCGGGCCAGGTCCGGCCGGGCGGACGGTACGTCGAGGAGCGTGACCCGGGCGCCGTCGCGGGTGAGGACCTCCGCGGCCGCCGCGCCGATGCCGCGCGCCGCACCCGTGACGAGCGCGGTGCGGCCGGCGAGGGGGCGGTCCCGGTCGGCGGGCGCGGCCACCGTCTCGGTGGGGCCGGTCTCGATGACCTGGCCGGTGACGTACGCCGACTTGGGGGAGAGCAGGAAGCGGAGCGTCGACTCGGCGGTGGCTATCGGGCCGCTGACGCGGACGAGGTTGGCGGTGCGGCCGCGGCCGAGTTCCTTCGCGAGGGAACGTACGAACCCGTCCAGGGCCTGCTGCGCCGCGGCCTGATGGTGGTCCGCGGGGTCGGGCGGGGAGCCGAGGAGCACGACGCGGCCGTTGTCGGCCACGTCGCGGACGACGGGGTGCAGTGCCGCGTACACCTCGGTGAGTGTGCGCGTGTCCGTGACGGCCGTGGCGTCGACGAC
This window encodes:
- a CDS encoding 3-oxoacyl-ACP reductase — protein: MADRYLTFTATGPGRFLTRRLGLPRPTELRRWAPEHPSLTGDLLLLPLSPASPYTPDLATLLTPTSLTVTTTSARPTGVVVDATAVTDTRTLTEVYAALHPVVRDVADNGRVVLLGSPPDPADHHQAAAQQALDGFVRSLAKELGRGRTANLVRVSGPIATAESTLRFLLSPKSAYVTGQVIETGPTETVAAPADRDRPLAGRTALVTGAARGIGAAAAEVLTRDGARVTLLDVPSARPDLARLADRLDGGTALPLDITAPDAGERIAAALPDGLDILVHNAGITRDRKLANMERDRWTSVIDVNLTSVLTVTDTLLKTGTIRRGGSVVATASIAGIAGNAGQTNYAASKAGVIGLVRSLGPRALAEHGVTVNAVAPGFIETRMTAAVPLLIREAGRRMNSLAQGGLPVDVAETTSWLAQGSLNAQTVRVCAQSVLGA